The genomic stretch TCGCTGGGCGGCGGCACAACAGACAGGCGGTGCCGCGCACGCGCGAACGCACCTGCCGCCAGACCTATAGATTCGCTTGCAGAAGTGATCGCGCGGCTGTCCGCGCTGCATCCGAACCGCATCGATCTCAGCCTCGACCGGATGCATCGGCTGCTCGAGCGGCTCGATCATCCCGAACTCCGGCTGCCGCCGGTGATCCACGTCGCCGGCACGAACGGCAAGGGCTCGACGGTCGCCTACTTGCGGGCGATCCTGGAAGCCGCCGGGCTACGCGTCCACGCCTATATCTCGCCCTATCTGGTACGGATCAACGAATGCTTTCGGCTAGGCTGTGCCGGCGGCGGTGTGCTCGTCGGCGATGACGAGCTGAAGCGCGCGCTCGAACATTGCGAGCGGACCAATGCTGGCGCGCCGCTCACATTTTTCGAGGCGAAAACCGCGGCGGCGTTTTGGCTGTTCGCGCAGCATGAGGCCGACGTGCTGCTCCTGGAGGTCGGCCTCGGGGGCCGGCTGGATTCGACCAACGTGGTCGACGCGCCGCTCGCGACCGTCATCGCGCCCATCAGCACGGACCACACTGAATTTCTCGGCGATTCCCTGACGTCGATTGCGGGCGAGAAGGCCGCCATTATCAAGCACAACGCGCCGGTGATCACGGCCGAGCAGCCGCCGGAAGCGATGGCGGTGATCAAGCAGCAGGCGAGGCACCAGCGCGCGCCGCTCTATGCCGCCGGACAACAATGGCACGTCGGCGTCGAGCGCGGACGGCTGGTCTATCAGGACGATCGGGGCCTGATGGATCTCGCCGCGCCAAAGCTGTTCGGCCGACATCAGTTCAACAATGCCGGTCTTGCAATCGCGACCCTGCGCGCGATCGAAACGTTCAAGATCGGCCATGCCGCGTTCGAGGCTGGCGTCGTCAATGCCGAATGGCCGGCGCGGATGCAGCGCCTTTCGTCCGGCGCGCTGCTCGAGATGGGACCGCAAGGCTGCGAAATCTGGCTTGACGGCGGGCACAATGCCGAAGGCGGACGCGTCGCTGCCGCGGCGCTGGGCGATCTCGAGGAGCGAGTGTCGCGCCCGCTGGTCGTGATCGCCGGCATGATGGGCAACAAGGATGCGAGCGGGTTTCTCGCCAATTTCGCCGGGCTGACGCGCCACATCATCGCCGTCGCGATACCCGGCCAGGATAATGCGATGCCGCCGGACCGGCTAGCCGAAGCCGCGCGTACGCTCGGCATGCGCGTGGAAATTTCACCTGGAATCGAAGCCGCGCTGCACACGCTGACGCGGCTTGCGTACGAAGTGCCGCCGCGGATCCTGATCGCGGGATCGCTGTATCTTGCCGGCCACGTGCTGGCCTTTAACAGCACACCGCCGGGATGACGGAATATGGTAAGCATCGTTTTCAGGCCACGGCCTTGAGGTCTTGACGTTTGCAGGCCCACGGAAGCAGCTGGTCGATCTCGTTGTTTGAGTGGCCGTTGACGATCCTGGTAAGGGCGTCAGTCAGGTAGACGGGCGGATCGACGTCGTTCAGCTTGCAGGTTTCGATCGGTGACGCGATGGCGGGCCTGTGCTCGGCTATTCGGTTCGTTCGGTAGCCGATTGTTTCCGGCGGGGCTCATGGTGGTGGTGCCCTACGCCGCCTCCGCTCCCGGCGACTTCTATCTGCCACCGCGAGCAAGGCGCCGGGCGCCTCTGGCCACCTTACAAGTTCTACTCCGCCGGTCCAGAACAGCCTCTCGGCGGCTGAACAAACGTCTCCCTCCGGCGAGGGCCGCCTTGTTGGATTAGTCCAATTGGTGCGTAACAGTCCTTATGGACAGCCATAAGCGCAGTACTCAGCTTGAACGGCTTGAGGTGGTCGAGACTGGTCGCCGGCGGCGCTGGTCGGATGACGAGAAGCTGCGGATCGTCACCGAGAGCTTTCAAGCGCCGCGCGCGATATCGTCGACGGCGAGACGCCATGGCATATCGCGTTCGTTGCTGATGACATGGCGGCGCTCGTTCGGTCCCGAGCCGATCAGCCCTCAAAGCGAGCAATCCGGCTTTGCGCGGGTCGTCCTTGCCGCTGAGGTCGATCCGGCGGTTGCTGCCACGCCGACGAGCGGGCAGATGGTGATCGTCGTTGGCAGGGATCGTCGGGTGATTGTCGATGCCGGCGTCGATGCGGCCGCCCTGGCGCGGGTGCTGCAGGTTTTGGAGCGTCGATGATCCCGATCTCTTCGAGCGCACGCATCTGGATTGCGACCGGCTACACTGACATGCGCAAGGGCATGCAGGGTTTGTCATTATTGGTGCAGGAAAACCTTGGTCGTGATCCGTTCGCCGGAGATGTCTTCGTGTTCCGCGGACGCGGCGGTTCGCTGATCAAGGCCTTGTGGCACGATGGAATTGGATTGTCGCTCTACGCCAAGCGGTTGGACCGTGGCCGTTTTGTCTGGCCG from Bradyrhizobium sp. Ash2021 encodes the following:
- the tnpB gene encoding IS66 family insertion sequence element accessory protein TnpB (TnpB, as the term is used for proteins encoded by IS66 family insertion elements, is considered an accessory protein, since TnpC, encoded by a neighboring gene, is a DDE family transposase.) produces the protein MIPISSSARIWIATGYTDMRKGMQGLSLLVQENLGRDPFAGDVFVFRGRGGSLIKALWHDGIGLSLYAKRLDRGRFVWPVTVGGVVGLTAAQMSYLLEAIDWRNPQHTWRPQSAG
- a CDS encoding folylpolyglutamate synthase/dihydrofolate synthase family protein; this translates as MIARLSALHPNRIDLSLDRMHRLLERLDHPELRLPPVIHVAGTNGKGSTVAYLRAILEAAGLRVHAYISPYLVRINECFRLGCAGGGVLVGDDELKRALEHCERTNAGAPLTFFEAKTAAAFWLFAQHEADVLLLEVGLGGRLDSTNVVDAPLATVIAPISTDHTEFLGDSLTSIAGEKAAIIKHNAPVITAEQPPEAMAVIKQQARHQRAPLYAAGQQWHVGVERGRLVYQDDRGLMDLAAPKLFGRHQFNNAGLAIATLRAIETFKIGHAAFEAGVVNAEWPARMQRLSSGALLEMGPQGCEIWLDGGHNAEGGRVAAAALGDLEERVSRPLVVIAGMMGNKDASGFLANFAGLTRHIIAVAIPGQDNAMPPDRLAEAARTLGMRVEISPGIEAALHTLTRLAYEVPPRILIAGSLYLAGHVLAFNSTPPG
- a CDS encoding transposase, with product MDSHKRSTQLERLEVVETGRRRRWSDDEKLRIVTESFQAPRAISSTARRHGISRSLLMTWRRSFGPEPISPQSEQSGFARVVLAAEVDPAVAATPTSGQMVIVVGRDRRVIVDAGVDAAALARVLQVLERR